The Sorangiineae bacterium MSr11954 DNA segment GTGGGCTACCTGGGCGCGCGCGGCGTCTCGCTGCCTTGTCGGGCAGGGCAGGGCGGCGGTGGCTCGACGACGTGCCCCGGGGGAAAGGGGGCGACCATCGGGGCCATCAATGTCAAATACCGCGAGCTGGGGGCTTGTGACTCCGTTCTTGGAGCGCCCATGACGAACGAGCTCACCACGCCCGACACCCGCGGGCGCTACAACGTCTTCGAGCGCGGATCCATCTACTGGACCGCGGCGACGGGCGCCCACGAAGTCCACGGCCTGATTCGGGACAAATGGCGAGATTTGAAGTGGGAGACGGGGCACCTGGGATACCCCATCACCGACGAGTTTACGCCGCCGGATGGCCAGGGGCGCTTCAACGTCTTCGAGGGAGGATCCATCTATTGGACCCCTTGGACGGGCGCCCACGAAGTGCGCGGGGCCATTCGCGATCGGTGGCGGGACGAGGGTTGGGAGGCGGGGCGATTGGGGTACCCCACCTCGGACGAGTACGATGTCGGGGGCGATCGGCAAAGTGACTTCGAGCATGGATCCATCCAGTGGATTCGCGCCACCAATCAAACCAAGGTGCAAATGAAGTGACCGGTCCCCGGAACGATAGGGGAATGAATGACGCCTTCCTCGGCGATCTTCGCCGCTCGGATCGCGGCCCTTATTGGACCGAGGGCTATCCGGCCGTCACGGTCACCGACACCGCCAACCTCCGCAACCCGCCTATCACCGCCTGAACGGCGAGGTGGACGATTTGAGCCAGCTCGACTCGAGCTCGCGACCCGAGTCGTCCAAAACGCCGTGGACGCGCGCGCGGAGATGCCGGGGTTGCCCCGCGACATGGGGGTCATCGCAGCCCTTGCGTCACGCGCGCTGCAATACGTGACGAAGGAATTGGCGCCGGGGGCAGCTCGTCTACCCCCCACGCCGGTCTCTTGGTTTGTTACGCTGGCCGATCATGCTCAGCCGACGCGAACTCCTTGCGACCACGGGATCCACGCTTGCCGCAGCTGCTTGCAGCGTACCACCGCGAAGCACGACCTCGGTCACCGCGGCCGCGCTGAGCACGTGGCCCAAGGTGCGCGAGCAGTTCCTCTTGTCGCGGGAGTATCTGCACTTTTCGCAGTTCTTCCTCGTGTCGCACCCCAAGACCGTGCGCGACGCCATCGAGCGCTATCGCCGCATGCTCGACGACAATCCCTTTCTGACCATGGAGCGCACCCCCGAGATGAAGCTCCGCGTGCGCGGGGCGGCGGCGGAGTACCTCGGGGGCAAGCCGGAGGAGGTCGTTCTGGTCGACAGCACCACGCAAGGCCTCGCGTTGATCTATCAAGGCCTGCGGCTCCGGCCCGATCACGAGATCCTGACGACCATCCACGATCATTACGTGACCCATGAAGCCATCCGCCTCACCACGGAGCGCTCCGGCGCGAGCTCCCGTCGCATTGCGCTCTACGATGCGCCCCACACGGCCACGCGCGATGAAATGGTGGACCGGCTGCGGCGCGCCATCAAGCCCGCGACCCGGATCGTCGGCGTCACCTGGGTGCACTCGAGCACGGGGGTGAAGGTGCCGATTCGGGAGCTGGCGAATGTCGTGGCGGACGCGAACCGAGGACGCGCCGACGCGGACCGCGTGTTGCTGGTGGTCGACGGCGTGCATGGTTTTGGCAATCAGGAGCCAACGGTGGCCGAATTGGGCTGTGATTTCTTTGCGGCCGGCTGTCATAAGTGGATCTTCGCGCCCCGAGGCACGGGCATCGCGTGGGCGCGGCCGAGCAACTGGGCCCTCTTGCGGCCGACGATTCCATCCTGGTCATCGAGTGAGCTCCATCACGCGTGGGAAGATGGACGGAGCCCGTCCGGGCCGGCCGATGCGACGTGGATCCAGCCGGCGGGCTTCAAGGCTTACGAGCACCAATGGGCCATGCCGGAGGCGTTTGCCTTTCATCGCGAGCTCGGTCGCGGCCGGGTCGAAGCGCGGATTCGCGATCTCAATAGCCAATGCAAAGAGGGTTTGGCGAAAATCCCCGGTGTGACCGTGCACACCCCGCGCGATCCGAGCTTATCGGCGGGCATCGTATGCTTCGATGTCGCGGGCCTTTTGCCGAAAGACGTCGTCAAAAAGCTGCTCGAGAAGAAGGTGGTCGCGTCCGAGTCGCCGTACAAATTGTCGCACGTGCGCTTGGCCCCGAGCCTCGTCAACGACGAGGCGGAGGTCGACATGGCGCTGCGCGCCGTGCGCGCGATCGCCTAGACGCGAGGACGCATCGAAGAGGCGAAACCCCGCCCGTCAGCCGAGGCGCTCCAGGACGGCGACGACGTGCTCGGGGCTGCGTTCGCAGAGCTTTTGAAGGAGCTTGGCGTCGAAGAAGGCCACCGTGGTTCCGGCGCGCGCGATGGCCGCGACATGGGGCGCGATTTGGTGAACGGCGTCGCGCACACCGTAGAAGGAGTCGGCCTCGATGGTGGCGAGCGGGGTATCCGGCTTGCCGTCTTCGAAGAGCCCAATCGAGCCGCGCGCCACCAGGCAAGCCACATTGGGGATCTCATTGGCGCGCAGCAGGAGGGTGTCTCGGTGGAAGGTCTCGAGGCGCTGAATGCACTGGAGCATCTCGTCTCGGACTTGGACGTCGAGCTGGCCCATCGTCTCGTGCATCGAAAAGAACGAGTCGATGCGGTGGAGCTGTTTGGTCTCCGCGATCCGAAGGGCGAACGCGCGATCGTCGGCCATCAAGGTGCGGATGATGGACGCCGGGCAAATCCAGACTTCGCTGATTCGTTCGGCGCGCAAGGTGGCGGTGCAGCGCGCGTCGGCGGCGCCGAGGACGCTCGACTCGCCGAGGAGCCAGCCCGGAAAGCAGCAGCGCACGAGCCAGGAGCCGCCCTCGGGGCGTTCGAGCCAGACGCCGAGCAGGCCGCTCTTGACGACGAACACATTTTGCGAAGGTTCGCCTTCGTTCACCAGGGCCTCGCCGGCGGCGAGGGTGCGGAGCCGCGCATGGGGGAGGAGCTTGGCGCGGAGATCGCCCGGCAAATGGGCGAAGCTCCTCGCCTCGAAGAGGCTGCTCAGCGGGGTGAGGCGCGCGCGACTTTGCTCGAGCAGCGCATGGACCGGCGAGCCCACGAACGCGTCGGGCCCGCCGAGCTCGAGGTCGAGGGCGGCGGCATCTTCCAGTGACCCGAGATCGTACCGATCGGCGAACTCGCGCGCGGCCGCCTCCAGGTAGCCCCGGGCGAGCTCGGTTTGACCGAGCTTCACCTCGACGCGCGCCATCGTGAGCAAGGTCGCACCCCTGCGCTCGTGATCGGCGAGGAGGTGCGGGAGGAGCTCGCGCGCTTCGCGGAGCGAGGCGGTATCGCCGCGCGCGATGGCGGCGCGGGCGCGCGCGTCGAGGGGGGCCTCGGTGGTGGTGGCGAGCAGCTCGAGGGCGGGCT contains these protein-coding regions:
- a CDS encoding peptidoglycan DD-metalloendopeptidase family protein — its product is MTSFAYLRSFAIALPFSVWACSSATNEERALEEESPLADTGFCPAEGPITQGYHSAHDGVDIGGPMSAPIFATAAGSVTASGPAQGYGQWIRIRHDDGSMTEYGHMHTRFVGVGDRVNGGDRIALIGAEGQATGPHLHLRTYNRAGDGHGVDPVGYLGARGVSLPCRAGQGGGGSTTCPGGKGATIGAINVKYRELGACDSVLGAPMTNELTTPDTRGRYNVFERGSIYWTAATGAHEVHGLIRDKWRDLKWETGHLGYPITDEFTPPDGQGRFNVFEGGSIYWTPWTGAHEVRGAIRDRWRDEGWEAGRLGYPTSDEYDVGGDRQSDFEHGSIQWIRATNQTKVQMK
- a CDS encoding aminotransferase class V-fold PLP-dependent enzyme; the encoded protein is MLSRRELLATTGSTLAAAACSVPPRSTTSVTAAALSTWPKVREQFLLSREYLHFSQFFLVSHPKTVRDAIERYRRMLDDNPFLTMERTPEMKLRVRGAAAEYLGGKPEEVVLVDSTTQGLALIYQGLRLRPDHEILTTIHDHYVTHEAIRLTTERSGASSRRIALYDAPHTATRDEMVDRLRRAIKPATRIVGVTWVHSSTGVKVPIRELANVVADANRGRADADRVLLVVDGVHGFGNQEPTVAELGCDFFAAGCHKWIFAPRGTGIAWARPSNWALLRPTIPSWSSSELHHAWEDGRSPSGPADATWIQPAGFKAYEHQWAMPEAFAFHRELGRGRVEARIRDLNSQCKEGLAKIPGVTVHTPRDPSLSAGIVCFDVAGLLPKDVVKKLLEKKVVASESPYKLSHVRLAPSLVNDEAEVDMALRAVRAIA
- a CDS encoding Crp/Fnr family transcriptional regulator, which gives rise to MTREQVWKTMTATLRKDFGRLLDVRGVRRVRRVTHDAWIVTVVLSAPSGDLHVADVNVDDTGAITPVLNADHVIEAVRRDARASVQPTAPDTLTDFGEELASELDDEPALELLATTTEAPLDARARAAIARGDTASLREARELLPHLLADHERRGATLLTMARVEVKLGQTELARGYLEAAAREFADRYDLGSLEDAAALDLELGGPDAFVGSPVHALLEQSRARLTPLSSLFEARSFAHLPGDLRAKLLPHARLRTLAAGEALVNEGEPSQNVFVVKSGLLGVWLERPEGGSWLVRCCFPGWLLGESSVLGAADARCTATLRAERISEVWICPASIIRTLMADDRAFALRIAETKQLHRIDSFFSMHETMGQLDVQVRDEMLQCIQRLETFHRDTLLLRANEIPNVACLVARGSIGLFEDGKPDTPLATIEADSFYGVRDAVHQIAPHVAAIARAGTTVAFFDAKLLQKLCERSPEHVVAVLERLG